Proteins encoded within one genomic window of [Enterobacter] lignolyticus SCF1:
- the zwf gene encoding glucose-6-phosphate dehydrogenase produces MAVTQTAQACDLVIFGAKGDLARRKLLPSLYQLEKAGQLHPDTRILGVGRADWDKEAYTKVVREALETFMKEKIDEGLWDTLSGRLDFCNLDVNDTKAFTRLGKMLDQKEHVTINYFAMPPSTFGAICKGLGEAKLNKKPARVVMEKPLGTSLETSREINDQVGQYFEECQVYRIDHYLGKETVLNLLALRFANSLFVNNWDNKTIDHVEITVAEEVGIEGRWGYFDQAGQMRDMIQNHLLQILCMIAMSPPSDLTADSIRDEKVKVLKSLRRIDRSNVREKTVRGQYTAGFAQGKKVPGYLEEEGANKQSNTETFVAIRVDIDNWRWAGVPFYLRTGKRLPTKCSEVVVYFKNPELNLFKESWQELPQNKLTIRLQPDEGVDIQVLNKVPGLDHKHNLQTTKLDLSYSETFNETHLADAYERLLLETMRGIQALFVRRDEVEEAWKWVDSITGAWATDQDAPKPYQAGTWGPVASVAMITRDGRSWNEFE; encoded by the coding sequence ATGGCGGTAACGCAAACGGCCCAGGCATGTGACCTGGTCATTTTCGGCGCGAAGGGTGACCTGGCGCGTCGTAAACTGTTGCCTTCCCTGTACCAACTGGAGAAAGCAGGACAGCTGCATCCGGATACCCGCATCCTTGGGGTAGGTCGCGCCGACTGGGATAAAGAAGCCTATACCAAAGTAGTGCGTGAGGCGCTGGAAACCTTCATGAAGGAAAAAATTGATGAAGGTCTGTGGGATACCCTGAGCGGTCGCCTGGATTTTTGCAATCTCGACGTTAACGACACCAAAGCCTTTACCCGCCTTGGCAAGATGCTTGACCAGAAAGAGCACGTCACCATTAACTACTTTGCGATGCCGCCAAGCACCTTTGGCGCTATCTGCAAAGGCCTCGGCGAAGCGAAGTTGAATAAAAAGCCGGCGCGCGTGGTGATGGAAAAGCCGCTGGGAACGTCGCTTGAGACCTCCCGCGAAATCAACGACCAGGTCGGCCAGTATTTCGAAGAGTGCCAGGTTTATCGTATCGACCACTATCTGGGTAAAGAGACGGTGCTTAACCTGCTGGCGCTGCGCTTTGCCAACTCCCTGTTCGTCAATAACTGGGATAACAAAACCATCGATCATGTGGAAATCACCGTCGCCGAAGAAGTGGGTATCGAAGGCCGCTGGGGCTACTTCGACCAGGCCGGCCAGATGCGCGATATGATTCAGAACCACCTGCTGCAAATTCTCTGCATGATTGCGATGTCGCCACCGTCGGATCTGACCGCCGACAGCATCCGCGATGAGAAGGTTAAGGTGCTGAAATCCCTGCGCCGCATCGACCGCTCCAACGTGCGTGAGAAGACCGTCCGCGGCCAGTACACCGCCGGGTTTGCGCAGGGCAAAAAAGTGCCGGGCTACCTGGAAGAAGAGGGCGCCAACAAGCAGAGCAACACTGAAACCTTCGTGGCTATCCGCGTTGATATCGACAACTGGCGTTGGGCGGGCGTGCCGTTCTACCTGCGTACCGGCAAACGTCTGCCGACCAAATGCTCTGAGGTGGTGGTGTACTTCAAAAACCCGGAGCTGAACCTGTTCAAAGAGTCCTGGCAGGAGCTGCCGCAGAACAAGCTGACCATCCGTCTGCAGCCTGATGAAGGCGTGGATATCCAGGTTCTGAACAAGGTGCCGGGCCTCGATCACAAGCACAACCTGCAGACCACCAAGCTGGATCTGAGCTACTCCGAAACCTTCAATGAAACGCATCTGGCGGATGCCTATGAGCGACTGCTACTGGAGACCATGCGCGGTATCCAGGCGCTGTTCGTCCGTCGTGACGAGGTGGAAGAAGCCTGGAAATGGGTGGACTCCATCACCGGCGCGTGGGCGACCGATCAGGATGCGCCGAAGCCTTATCAGGCAGGCACCTGGGGACCGGTTGCCTCTGTGGCGATGATCACCCGCGACGGCCGTTCATGGAACGAGTTTGAATAA
- the pyk gene encoding pyruvate kinase, which produces MSRRLRRTKIVTTLGPATDRDNNLEKVIAAGANVVRMNFSHGTPEDHKLRADKVREIAAKLGRHVAILGDLQGPKIRVSTFKEGKVFLNIGDKFLLDANLGKGEGDKEQVGIDYKGLPDDVVPGDILLLDDGRVQLKVLQVQDMKVFTEVTVGGPLSNNKGINKLGGGLSAEALTDKDKADIKTAALIGVDYLAVSFPRCGEDLNYARRLARDAGCDAKIVAKVERAEAVCSQDAMDDIILASDVVMVARGDLGVEIGDPELVGIQKALIRRARQLNRAVITATQMMESMITNPMPTRAEVMDVANAVLDGTDAVMLSAETAAGQYPAETVAAMARVCLGAEKIPSINVSKHRLDVQFDNVEEAIAMSAMYAANHLKGVTAIISMTESGRTALMTSRISSGLPIFALSRHERTLNLTSLYRGVTPVHFDSPCDGVAAAQDAVNLLRDKGYLISGDLVIVTQGDVMSTVGSTNTTRILTVE; this is translated from the coding sequence ATGTCCAGAAGGCTTCGCAGAACCAAAATCGTCACCACGTTAGGCCCGGCTACCGATCGCGATAACAACCTGGAAAAAGTTATTGCGGCTGGCGCTAACGTTGTGCGCATGAACTTCTCTCACGGCACCCCTGAAGATCATAAGCTTCGTGCAGATAAGGTGCGTGAAATTGCGGCAAAACTGGGTCGTCATGTTGCAATCCTTGGTGATTTACAGGGACCAAAGATCCGCGTTTCAACGTTTAAAGAAGGCAAAGTTTTCCTCAATATCGGCGACAAATTCCTGCTGGACGCCAACCTGGGTAAAGGCGAAGGCGACAAAGAACAGGTTGGCATCGACTATAAAGGCCTGCCGGATGACGTCGTACCCGGTGATATCCTGCTGCTCGACGACGGTCGCGTGCAGCTGAAAGTCCTGCAGGTGCAGGATATGAAGGTCTTTACCGAAGTGACCGTTGGCGGCCCGCTGTCTAACAACAAAGGCATTAACAAGCTGGGCGGCGGTCTCTCTGCCGAAGCGCTGACCGATAAAGACAAAGCAGACATCAAAACCGCGGCGCTTATCGGCGTCGACTACCTGGCCGTATCCTTCCCGCGCTGCGGCGAAGACCTTAACTACGCCCGCCGCCTGGCGCGCGATGCTGGCTGCGACGCCAAGATCGTCGCGAAAGTGGAACGCGCTGAAGCCGTCTGCAGCCAGGACGCGATGGATGACATTATCCTGGCCTCCGACGTGGTGATGGTGGCTCGTGGCGATCTCGGCGTGGAAATCGGCGACCCGGAGCTGGTCGGCATTCAGAAAGCGCTGATCCGTCGCGCCCGTCAGCTGAACCGTGCGGTGATCACCGCCACCCAGATGATGGAATCAATGATCACCAACCCGATGCCGACCCGCGCGGAAGTCATGGACGTGGCGAACGCCGTGCTGGACGGCACCGACGCCGTGATGCTGTCTGCGGAAACCGCCGCCGGGCAGTACCCGGCAGAGACCGTGGCGGCGATGGCGCGCGTCTGTCTCGGCGCGGAGAAAATCCCCAGCATCAACGTATCGAAACACCGTCTGGACGTGCAGTTTGACAACGTGGAAGAGGCTATCGCCATGTCCGCAATGTACGCGGCCAACCACCTCAAGGGCGTGACCGCCATCATCAGCATGACCGAGTCCGGCCGTACCGCGCTGATGACCTCTCGCATCAGCTCCGGTCTGCCGATTTTCGCCTTGTCCCGTCATGAGCGCACGCTGAACCTGACGTCCCTGTACCGCGGCGTGACGCCGGTGCATTTTGACAGCCCGTGCGACGGCGTGGCCGCCGCGCAGGACGCCGTCAACCTGCTGCGTGACAAAGGCTACCTGATCTCCGGCGACCTGGTTATCGTGACCCAGGGCGATGTGATGAGCACCGTCGGCTCCACCAACACCACGCGCATCCTGACCGTCGAATAA
- the edd gene encoding phosphogluconate dehydratase has protein sequence MNPTMLRVTKRIIERSKETRSAYLARITQAKSDTVQRSHLACGNLAHGFAACQPDDKASLKSMLRNNIAIITSYNDMLSAHQPYEYYPDIIRKALHGVNAVGQVAGGVPAMCDGVTQGQDGMELSLLSREVIAMSAAVGLSHNMFDGALYLGVCDKIVPGLTMAALSFGHLPSIFIPSGPMASGLPNKEKVRIRQLYAEGKVDRMALLESEAASYHAPGTCTFYGTANTNQMVVEFMGMQLPGSSFVHPDAPLREALTAAAARQVTRMTGNGNAWMPLGKMFDEKVVVNGIVALLATGGSTNHTMHLVAMARAAGIVINWDDFSDLSDVVPLLARLYPNGPADINHFQAAGGVPVLVRELLKGGLLHEDVDTVAGRGLSRYTLEPWLNNGELDWREGANASLDADVIASIEQPFSHHGGTKVLSGNLGRAVMKTSAVPTENQIIEAPAVVFESQHDVLPAFDAGLLDKDCVVVVRYQGPKANGMPELHKLMPPLGVLLDRCFKIALVTDGRLSGASGKVPSAIHVTPEAYDGGMLAKVRDGDIIRVNGQTGELTLLVDDAVLAAREPHIPDLRGSRSGTGRELFGALREQLSGAEQGATCITF, from the coding sequence ATGAATCCGACAATGTTACGCGTAACAAAACGCATTATTGAACGCTCAAAAGAGACCCGCAGCGCCTACCTTGCGCGGATAACCCAGGCAAAGTCGGATACCGTGCAGCGTTCCCATCTCGCCTGCGGCAATCTGGCGCATGGCTTCGCCGCCTGCCAGCCGGACGATAAGGCGTCGCTGAAAAGCATGCTGCGTAACAATATCGCGATCATCACCTCCTACAACGATATGCTTTCTGCACATCAGCCCTATGAATACTACCCGGACATCATCCGCAAAGCGCTGCACGGTGTGAATGCGGTCGGCCAGGTGGCGGGCGGCGTACCGGCGATGTGCGACGGCGTCACCCAGGGGCAGGACGGTATGGAGCTCTCCCTGCTGAGCCGCGAGGTCATTGCGATGTCGGCGGCGGTTGGCTTGTCTCACAACATGTTCGATGGCGCGCTGTATCTTGGAGTGTGCGATAAAATCGTCCCAGGGCTGACCATGGCGGCGCTGTCGTTTGGCCATCTGCCGTCCATATTTATTCCGTCAGGCCCGATGGCCAGCGGCCTGCCGAATAAAGAAAAGGTGCGGATTCGCCAGCTGTATGCCGAAGGTAAAGTCGACCGGATGGCGCTGCTGGAGTCGGAAGCGGCCTCCTATCACGCGCCGGGCACCTGCACCTTCTACGGCACCGCCAACACCAACCAGATGGTGGTGGAATTTATGGGCATGCAGCTTCCGGGCTCCTCGTTTGTACATCCGGACGCGCCGCTGCGCGAAGCGCTGACCGCCGCCGCCGCGCGCCAGGTCACCCGTATGACCGGTAACGGCAACGCGTGGATGCCGCTGGGCAAGATGTTCGATGAAAAAGTGGTGGTGAACGGCATCGTGGCGCTGCTGGCGACCGGCGGCTCCACCAACCATACCATGCACCTGGTGGCGATGGCGCGGGCGGCCGGGATCGTCATTAACTGGGATGACTTCTCCGACCTTTCCGACGTGGTGCCGCTGCTGGCGCGTCTCTACCCGAACGGTCCGGCCGACATTAACCACTTCCAGGCGGCGGGCGGCGTACCGGTGCTGGTGCGCGAACTGCTGAAAGGCGGTCTGCTGCATGAGGATGTCGATACTGTCGCCGGGCGCGGCCTTAGCCGTTACACCCTTGAGCCGTGGCTGAATAACGGCGAGCTGGACTGGCGCGAAGGGGCGAATGCGTCGCTGGACGCTGACGTTATCGCCAGCATTGAGCAGCCGTTTTCCCATCACGGCGGCACCAAAGTGCTGAGCGGCAATCTGGGACGCGCGGTGATGAAAACCTCCGCTGTACCGACAGAGAACCAGATTATCGAAGCTCCGGCGGTGGTGTTTGAAAGCCAGCATGATGTTCTGCCGGCGTTTGATGCCGGTCTTCTGGACAAAGACTGCGTGGTGGTGGTTCGCTATCAGGGGCCAAAAGCGAACGGCATGCCAGAATTGCATAAACTTATGCCGCCATTAGGTGTATTATTGGACCGCTGTTTCAAAATTGCGTTAGTTACCGATGGACGGCTTTCCGGCGCTTCAGGTAAAGTGCCTTCAGCTATCCATGTGACGCCTGAAGCTTACGATGGCGGGATGCTGGCGAAAGTGCGCGACGGCGACATTATTCGGGTGAACGGCCAGACAGGGGAACTGACGCTGCTGGTCGACGACGCGGTACTGGCGGCGCGTGAGCCGCATATTCCTGATCTGCGCGGCTCGCGGTCAGGGACCGGTCGCGAGCTGTTCGGCGCGCTGCGCGAGCAGCTTTCCGGCGCAGAGCAGGGCGCAACCTGCATCACCTTTTAA
- the lpxM gene encoding lauroyl-Kdo(2)-lipid IV(A) myristoyltransferase (LpxM is lauroyl-Kdo(2)-lipid IV(A) myristoyltransferase, an enzyme characterized in Escherichia coli and involved in biosynthesis of the form of lipid A found in that species and some closely related species.), translating to METKKNNIEFIPQFEKSFLHPRFWGSWIGVFAFAGIALTPPSFRDPILGALGRLTGKFARSARRRAQINLLYCFPDKSEQERETMIDDMFATAPQAMVMMAELGLRDPKKILARVDWQGKEIIDDLRRNNEKVIFLVPHGWGVDIPAMLMASEGQMMAAMFHNQGNPVFDYVWNTVRRRFGGRMHARNDGIKPFIQSVRQGYWGYYLPDQDHGEEHSEFVDFFATYKATLPAIGRLMKVCRARVVPLFPVYNGKTHRLTVEVRPPMDDLLTADDNTIARRMNEEVEIFVGPHPEQYTWILKLLKTRKPGETEPYRRKDLFPKK from the coding sequence ATGGAAACGAAAAAAAATAACATTGAGTTTATTCCTCAGTTCGAGAAATCTTTTTTACACCCGCGCTTCTGGGGATCCTGGATTGGCGTCTTCGCGTTTGCCGGTATTGCGCTCACTCCGCCTTCGTTTCGCGATCCGATCCTCGGGGCGTTAGGCCGTCTGACGGGGAAGTTTGCCCGCAGCGCCCGGCGTCGCGCGCAGATTAACCTGCTGTACTGCTTTCCGGACAAAAGCGAGCAGGAGCGGGAGACGATGATCGACGACATGTTCGCCACCGCGCCGCAGGCGATGGTGATGATGGCCGAACTCGGCCTGCGCGATCCGAAAAAAATCCTCGCCCGCGTCGACTGGCAGGGCAAGGAGATTATCGATGATCTGCGCCGCAACAACGAGAAGGTGATTTTCCTGGTGCCCCACGGCTGGGGGGTCGATATCCCGGCAATGCTGATGGCGTCGGAAGGCCAGATGATGGCGGCAATGTTCCATAATCAGGGCAACCCGGTCTTTGATTACGTCTGGAACACGGTGCGCCGGCGTTTTGGCGGCCGCATGCACGCGCGCAATGACGGCATCAAGCCGTTTATTCAGTCTGTCCGTCAGGGGTACTGGGGCTACTATCTGCCGGATCAGGATCACGGCGAAGAGCACAGCGAGTTTGTGGATTTCTTCGCGACCTATAAAGCCACTCTGCCCGCGATTGGCCGCCTGATGAAGGTCTGCCGCGCGCGGGTGGTGCCGCTGTTTCCGGTTTACAACGGCAAAACGCATCGCCTGACGGTGGAAGTGCGCCCGCCGATGGATGACCTGCTGACCGCGGACGACAACACCATCGCCCGGCGGATGAACGAAGAGGTGGAGATTTTTGTCGGGCCGCACCCGGAACAGTACACCTGGATACTGAAGCTGCTGAAGACCCGCAAGCCGGGCGAAACAGAGCCCTATCGGCGCAAAGACTTGTTCCCGAAGAAATAA
- the mepM gene encoding murein DD-endopeptidase MepM, with the protein MQQIARSVALAFNNLPRPHRVMLGSLTVLTLAVAVWRPYVYHPNTAPIVKTIELEKNEIRSLLPEASEPIDQAPQEEEAIPQDELDDKADGDAGVHEYVVSTGDTLSSVLNQYGIDMGDISQLSAADKDLRNLKIGQQLSWTLNADGDLQQLTWEMSRRETRTYDRTANGFKMSSEMQEGDWVNSVLKGTVGASFVSSARDAGLTSAEISAVIKAMQWQMDLRKLKKGDEFSVLMSREMLEGKREQSQLLGVRLRSDGKDYYAIRAEDGKFYDRNGTGLAKGFLRFPTSRQFRVSSNFNPRRLNPVTGRVAPHRGVDFAMPQGTPVLAVGDGEVVQAKRSGAAGYYVAIRHGRTYTTRYMHLRKLLVKPGQKIKRGDRIALSGNTGRSTGPHLHYEVWINQQAVNPLTAKLPRTEGLTGSDRRDYLAQVKDVVPQLQID; encoded by the coding sequence GTGCAACAGATAGCCCGCTCTGTCGCCCTGGCATTTAACAATTTGCCGCGACCTCACCGCGTTATGCTGGGGTCGCTTACCGTTCTCACCTTAGCGGTCGCCGTCTGGCGACCCTACGTTTATCACCCCAACACCGCGCCGATCGTCAAAACGATCGAGCTGGAAAAAAACGAAATCCGTTCACTGCTGCCCGAGGCCAGCGAGCCTATCGACCAGGCGCCGCAGGAAGAAGAAGCCATTCCCCAGGACGAACTGGATGATAAAGCCGATGGCGATGCCGGCGTGCATGAGTACGTGGTGTCGACAGGCGATACCCTCAGCAGCGTGCTGAACCAGTACGGTATCGACATGGGCGACATCAGCCAGCTTTCCGCTGCGGATAAAGACCTGCGCAACCTGAAAATCGGCCAGCAGCTGTCATGGACGCTCAACGCCGATGGCGATCTGCAGCAGCTGACCTGGGAGATGTCCCGCCGCGAAACGCGCACCTACGACCGCACCGCTAACGGCTTTAAGATGAGCAGCGAAATGCAGGAAGGTGACTGGGTGAACAGCGTGCTGAAAGGCACCGTCGGCGCAAGCTTTGTCTCAAGCGCCCGCGACGCCGGGCTGACCAGCGCGGAAATTAGCGCGGTTATTAAAGCGATGCAGTGGCAGATGGACCTCCGCAAGCTGAAAAAAGGCGACGAGTTTTCGGTGCTGATGTCCCGCGAAATGCTGGAAGGCAAGCGCGAGCAGAGCCAGCTGTTGGGCGTGCGTCTGCGTTCCGATGGTAAAGACTACTACGCGATTCGCGCCGAAGACGGCAAATTCTATGACCGCAACGGCACCGGGCTGGCGAAGGGGTTCCTGCGCTTCCCGACCTCGCGCCAGTTCCGCGTCTCGTCAAACTTTAACCCGCGTCGCCTGAACCCGGTCACGGGCCGCGTCGCGCCGCACCGCGGCGTAGACTTTGCGATGCCGCAGGGTACGCCGGTTCTGGCGGTTGGCGACGGCGAAGTCGTGCAGGCGAAACGCAGCGGCGCGGCCGGATACTATGTGGCGATTCGCCATGGCCGGACCTACACCACGCGCTATATGCACCTGCGTAAGCTGCTGGTCAAGCCTGGACAGAAGATAAAGCGCGGCGACCGTATCGCCCTGTCAGGGAATACCGGCCGTTCTACCGGCCCGCATCTGCATTATGAAGTGTGGATCAACCAGCAGGCGGTGAACCCGCTGACGGCGAAGCTGCCGCGTACCGAGGGGCTGACCGGCTCCGATCGCCGCGATTACCTGGCGCAGGTGAAAGACGTCGTTCCGCAGCTGCAGATTGATTAA